The genomic region CTTTCAATCACTTCTAAAACATCCTGCAACGCCTGCCTATCTTGCTCAAAGCCTTTTTGAATCTTCACCATAGCTTCATTAACACCTTTTCCTATGTCGCCTAGCTCATCATTGCCGCGCGTTCTAATTGGTGCAGGCGCTTCGCCATCGTGATTGACATAAGAGAAAAATGCGAGAAGGGTTTTTGATAAACGTTTTATACGTTTTACAATAAATTTTCTAATCGCAAAAATACTCACTAGCAAAATCCCTAGAAGTAGTCCCAGTACGCCCAATAAAATCACACGTTCAATGAAAATATTATCCTCTGTAAAATCTGTCAAAAGTGCTTGCGTGATGATGTGCAAATTTATGTTTTTTAGATAAGCGCTGTAAAACATATAAGGTTTTTTATCGATTTTTAGTGTGTATAAGCCATCTTTGCGCTCTGTGATGAAGGTATTTTCATTGGGCTTGTTGCTCGCACCAAAGATAAATTTATTATTTCTTAAATCTGCAAGCACAATTTTGCCATTCTTGCCAATCTTTAGATTCTGTAAGTTTTTGATGAGATTTTCATATGTGTCTGTCAAACTATGCGCGACAAAGAAAATCCCAACAACTTCATTCTGTGCGTCTTTGACAGGCTCATACACAGCCATATAATCTGTGCCAAACAAACTCACGCGCCCATAGTAAGGCTTACCCTCACTTACATTTTTAAACGCCATAGAGTTGTGATCAAGGCTTGTGCCAAGCACACGATTTTTGTTTGCATCTTGAATAGATGTCGCAATGCGCACAAAATCATCCCTAGAATCTTTAACAAAAATAGTAGCCACATCTCCTGTAACACGTGAGAAATAATCCACAATTTCCAAAGAGTTTGCTAAAAGCACATTGTTGTAGCTTAAATTTGGCACTTGAATGCTTTGCTGGTCTGTCCGCCTAATCACCGTGACTTCACCCTCGCGCTTAAAGCTAGAGGTTGTTTTTGCACCGTGTAGCCTTGTAAGTATTGCTTCTAGAATATTGAATGATTTTTTGGACTCTAAAAGTATTTCATCAGAGAATATTTCAAGACTGCTGGCTAAAGCCTCATTTAGCTGCTCTAGCTCTTGCGTGACTTGATGGTGCGTGTGAGCGCTCATCACGCGATCCATAAAGACCCAAAACGGCACAAGCAGTACTAAAAAAACTAGAGTCTGCAAGACCATAAACTTATTATTAAGTGATAAATTTTTCCACAATGAATTCATTACAACTCCTAAGTAATTTTTATAAAGGCTCGATTATAGCAAAGCTTGATATTAAAACCACACAATAAAATTATTTTTTTTTTTTTTCTTACAAAAAGTATCAAATTTGCGAATCTATACAAAATACGCGCATTTAAACAATATTTAAAAGAAGTTTTGCTTAAATCTAGCCTTTGAGATTTCACAAAATTGAAGGAGTAGCGATGGCATTAAAAGTATATTACGACAAAGATTGCGATTTAGGGCTTATCAAAAAGAAAAAAGTAGCCATCATCGGCTTTGGTAGTCAGGGGCACGCACACGCGGAGAACTTGCGAGATTCTGGAGTTGAGGTGGCTATCGGGCTTTATAAAGGTGGGAGAAGCTGGGCTAAAGCGGAGGCTAAGGGCTTCAAAGTCCAAGAAGTGAGCGAGGCTACAAAATGGGCTGATTTGATAATGATACTAATCCCAGATGAGTTGCAGGCTGATGTTTTTGAGCGCGACATCGCCCCACATTTGCAAGAAGATAAAATCATCGCTTTTGGACACGGATTCAATGTGCATTTTGGACAGATTAAAGCACCAAAAGGCGTGGGCGTGATAATGGTAGCCCCAAAAGCACCCGGACACACGGTAAGAAGCGAGTTTTTAAAAGGTGGTGGGATTCCGGATTTAATCGCAGTGGAGCAAGATACTAGCAAGAGAGATGCAAGGGCAGTCGCGCTAAGCTATGCAAGTGCCATTGGCGGTGGGCGCAGTGGGATTATTGAGACGACTTTCAAAGATGAGACCGAAACAGATTTATTTGGCGAACAAGCAGTGCTTTGCGGTGGCGTTACAAGTCTTGTAAAAGCGGGATTTGAGAC from Helicobacter himalayensis harbors:
- the ilvC gene encoding ketol-acid reductoisomerase, which translates into the protein MALKVYYDKDCDLGLIKKKKVAIIGFGSQGHAHAENLRDSGVEVAIGLYKGGRSWAKAEAKGFKVQEVSEATKWADLIMILIPDELQADVFERDIAPHLQEDKIIAFGHGFNVHFGQIKAPKGVGVIMVAPKAPGHTVRSEFLKGGGIPDLIAVEQDTSKRDARAVALSYASAIGGGRSGIIETTFKDETETDLFGEQAVLCGGVTSLVKAGFETLVEAGYPEEMAYFECLHELKLIVDLIYEGGLANMRYSISNTAEYGDMVSGKRVINEESKKAMKEILRDIQEGRFAKDFILERKAGYARMNAERKNLANHGIEKVGERLRAMMPWIGANKLVDKNKN